Genomic segment of Sphingomicrobium marinum:
ATATGCCGATATTGCTGCACAACACAGGGCATAACCGGTCGATTACGGCCGAAGGAGAGAACATGGCTAATCAGTTTGACGAGCGTACGACGACGCAGGGCTTCGACCCCGCGACGAGCGCCAGTGTTCCGCGCGCCAAGCGCGACGAGGGCCTGCGCAAGTATATGCTCGGCGTCTACAACTATATGGCCTCGGGCATCTTGCTGACGGGCATCGTGTCGCTGCTGGCCGCGCAGGCGGGCTTTGTCGGCCTGCTCTACGATCCGGCAACCGGCGCGCCGACGATGCTCGCTTGGGCGATGATGTTCGGTCCGTTCGCGCTGGTGATGTGGCTGCAGTTCCGCATCTTCAAGATGTCGGTGCAGACCGCGCGGGCGACCTACTGGATTTACGCCGCCTTGGTCGGCGCATCGATCAGTACGATCTTCATGACGTTCACACCGGTCTCGATCGCGCAGACCTTCTTCACGACGGCAATCGCCTTCGGGGGTCTCAGCTTCTGGGGCTACACCACCAAGAAGGACCTGTCGGGTTGGGGCACCTTCCTGATCATGGGCATCTGGGGCCTGTTTGCCGCGATGCTGCTCAACGTCCTCGTCTTCAAGTCGGCCACGGCCGACCTGGCGATGAGCGCGATCGGCCTGCTGATCTTCGCGGCCTTTACGGCCTACAAGACGCAGGAAGTGAAGAGCATCTACTTCCAGGTGCGCGGCAATGCCGAGATGATGGCCAAGACCACCATCTACGGGGCGCTGCACCTCTACATGGCGTTCATCAACATGTTCCTGTTCCTGCTGCGCTTCATGGGCAGCCGCGAATAGGCGATACGCCAATATGAACAGACGAATGGCCCGGCGTTCAGCGTCGGGCCATTTGTTTTGGCGCAAAGCGCAGGTCTGAAAGGACGAAGCCGATGATTAGCCTGACTGCCCTGAGCCTGCTTGCCATTCCCCAACAGCCGACGCTGCAGACACGCGAAAGCGCGCCCAAGGTAGCGCAATCGCGCGGCACGGCGTCAAGGGGCGCCGACAAGGCAACGCCCGCTCACACCCTTCCGTTGTTCTAGGCTGGTTACTTGGCCTGCGCTTGGGCGATGAGATCGACATCGATCGCCTTGGCCTCTTTCCAGGCATCGCGCGCGGTCAGCCGTTCGGCATAGGCCTTGAAGCTACCGCGTTCGGGCATCGTCCCAAATTGCATGCCCCAGCTGATGTGGCTGCCCAGATATACGTCGGCCATCGTGAACCGGTCGCCGACGACATAGTCATTCGCAGCGAAATGCTGCTCCAGCACATCCATCACGAGATCGTAGTCGCCGTACCCGAGCGTACCCCGCTTGTCGGGCTCGGTCACTTCGAACCCCATCGACTTGTTGGTCACCGCGGCCTCCACAGGGCCGGCGGCATAGAACAACCAGCGAAAATAGGCGGCCTTTTCGCCGTCGGTCGGTAACAGGTCCGGCTTGAACATCTCCGCCAGGTAATGGCAGATCGCGGCGCACTCGGTGACGATCGTGCCACCGTGGTCGATCGCCGGGACCTTGCCCATCGGATTGATCGAGATGTAGGGTTCCGACTTCATTTCCTCGCCGTACTGCACGATCTTCTGATCGTAATCGACGCCTGCTTCATGCAACGCCCAGCGCGCGATCTGCCCGCGGCTCATCGGGTTGGTGTAGAAGGTGAGGGCCATCAGTCGTCGCTTTCTTCCTGTCGGGCAAAATCGCTTTTGGCGCGAATGGCACCGAATTCGCTGCCCTCTGCCCATTGCGGCCACTCGCCGCCATTGGCGAGCCGTGTGCCGACCTGGTGCAGCAACTTGGCGTTGGCGACGATGCCATCGAGGTTCCATTCGGGCGACCATTCGTCGTCCGGCTGGTGGTAGCGATTGGCGATATAGTCGGCGGCAAGCTCGGCGGCGCGATCGGCCCCGCCTTCGGTGAGTTGCTGGCCCGAGCGGAAGCTGACTGCAGGTACGCCGGCCTGCGCGAAGGGGAAGTGATCCGACCGGAAGAAGCTACCCGCTTCGGGGCGCGGATCGGGGGCAAAGGTCAGACCGAAATCCTCGGCCTCTTCGATCAGGATATCGAGCAGTTCGAGCCGCGCCGATCCGCTGATCGAAAAGTCGCTCGCCGGTCCGAACACGCCAAGGCTGTCGGTATTGAGCACGCCCGCCGTCTTTTCCAGCGCATAGAGCGGATTGTTGACGTAATATTTGGTACCGAGCAGGCCGCGCTCTTCGGCGCCGACGAACAGGAACACGATAGAGCGTTCCTGCGCCCCCATCTCGGCAAAGGCCCGCGCCTGTTCGATGACGTGCGCGACGCCAGTCGCATTGTCGAGCGCCCCGTTGAAGATGGTGTCGCCATTCTCGTCCGGATCGCCGACGCCTATATGATCGTGGTGCGCGGTGTAGACGACATATTCATCCGCGCGCGTTGTCCCGGGCAGGATACCGAGCACATTCTGGGCTTCGACCTGCTCGAGCTCGGCGAGAATCGCGACGTCCATCGTGGCTTTAAGCGTCATTGGCTGGAAGGCTTTGGTGCGCGCCATCGCCTTGGCGTCTTCGAAGTCGATCCCGCTATCGGCGAAGAGCTGGACCGCAAGGTCGCGGTGCATCCAGCCTTGCAAACCGCTATGCGCTTCGCCCGGATTGGCCCGAACGATGTCGAAGGTCTGGTTATTGGAGTTGCGTACGGTCGCCCACCCGTAGGAGGCGGGTTCGGTTTCGTGGATGACGAGAACACCTGCCGCACCGCGGCGCGCGGCTTCCTCGTATTTGTAGGTCCAGCGGCCGTAATAGGTCATTTCCCTGCCGCCGAAGTCGCCTTCGCCGCCTTCGAAATCGGGGTCGTTGACAAGGACAACGATGATCTTGCCGGCGACATCCATGTCCTTGAAATCGTCCCAATCGCGCTCGGGCGCGGTCACGCCGTAGCCGGCGAACACGATCTCGGCATCGTCGAGATTGACCTGCGCTGCACCGTTCTGCGGGGCACGGATGGCGATATTCTCGCCCTGCGTCAGCTGCATCACGTCGCCGTCCGCCATCGTCACCGAGGCGGCGGGATCGTCGACCAGCGTCGATTTTTGCAGCGGCACGGCCTGCGTCCAGCTGCGCAAGCCCGTTTCATTGACCTCGCCGCCCGGCTGGACGCCCGCCGCAGCCAGCGCGCCCGAGATGTAGCCGACCGTCATCGCTTCCCCGCGCGTATCGGGCGCGCGCCCTTCATAGACGTCGGCCGAAGTGGTGCGCACATGCATGTCGATCATGTCCGCATCGAATTCGGGATCGTGGGCGAAAGCAGGGGTGGCCGACAGGGCGATCAGGCTGGCGGCAGCAAACAGGCGGTTCATGAGCGGTCTCCGGAAAAACAAAATTGGCGCGACCATAATGGCCGCGCCGACTTTGTGAAACCGCGAAAGGAGAGGGGCTTAGCCCTTGTCCTTGCTGTCCGCTTTCTTCTTGGCTGGCGCCTTCTTCTTGGCGGCGGGCTTCTTGGCGGGCTTGCCCTCTGCCTTCTTGGCTTCGGGTGCCTGCTTTGGAGCAGCCTTTTTCCTTCTGCCGTTCTTCGGCGCGGCCGGAATGATTTCGAAGTCGGGCTTGCCATCCTTCACATGCACCATGACCTCGCCGCCGTCGGCCAGCTTGCCGAACAATAGCTCTTCGGCCAGCGGCTGCTTGATTTTCTCCTGGATGAGGCGCGCCATCGGGCGGGCACCGTAGAGCTTGTCATAGCCCTTCTCGACCAGCCAGTCCTTGGCCTCCTCGTCGAGCTCGATATGCACGTCGCGATCGGCGAGCTGCAGTTCGAGTTCGAGGAAGAACTTCTCGACCACGCGGCGCACGACCGCGGGCGGCAGGTAGCCGAAGGGCACCACCGCATCGAGGCGGTTGCGGAATTCGGGCGTGAACATCTTCTTCACCGCATCATCCTGCGCATCTTCGCGCGTGATATTGCCGAACCCGATGCTCTCACGTGCCATGTCGGCAGCGCCGGCATTGGTCGTCATGATCAGCACCACGTTGCGGAAATCGACCGTCTTGCCGTGATGGTCTGTCAGCTTTCCGTTATCCATCACCTGCAGCAGGATATTGAACAGGTCGGGGTGCGCCTTCTCGATTTCGTCGAGCAGGATCACGCTATGCGGTTGCTGGTCGACCGCGTCGGTCAGCAGGCCGCCCTGGTCGTAACCGACATAACCCGGAGGCGCACCGATAAGGCGCGACACGCTGTGGCGCTCCATATATTCGCTCATGTCGAAACGCTGGAGCGGAATGCCAAGGATCGAAGCGAGCTGGCGTGCCACTTCGGTCTTGCCGACACCCGTGGGCCCCGAGAAGAGGTAGTTGCCGATCGGCTTGTTGGGCTCGCGCAAGCCCGCACGCGACAGCTTGATCGCTGCCGAAAGCTTCTCGATTGCCAGGTCCTGGCCGAACACGACGCGCTTGAGGTCCTGCTCGAGCGTTTCAAGCACGCGCTTGTCGTCGCTCGATACCGATTTGGGCGGAATGCGGGCCATCGTCGCGACCACGGCCTCGATTTCCGCGACATCCATCTGCTTGCGCCGCTTGGAGGGGGGCTTGAGCATCTGCATCGCCCCGACTTCGTCGATCACGTCGATTGCCTTGTCGGGCAGCTTGCGGTCATGGATGTAGCGATCCGACAGCTCCACCGCGGCCTTGATGGCATCGGGGAGGTATTTCACGTCGTGATGCTCTTCGAAATATGAGCGCAGGCCCATCAGGATCTGCACCGTTTCCTCGACCGTCGGCTCGTTGACGTCAATCTTCTGGAAACGGCGTAGCAGCGCGCGATCCTTTTCGAAATGGTTGCGGAATTCCTTGTAGGTGGTCGAGCCGATGCAGCGGATCGAGCCCGAGGAAAGCGCGGGCTTCAGCAGGTTCGACGCATCCATCGCGCCGCCGCTGGTCGCACCGGCGCCGATGACGGTGTGGATTTCATCAATGAAGAGAACCGCGTGGGGGAGCTTTTCCAACTCGTTCACAACTTGCTTCAGCCGTTCCTCGAAATCGCCGCGATAGCGCGTGCCCGCCAGCAACGCGCCCATGTCGAGCGCATAGATCACCGCTTCCTTGAGCACTTCGGGTACGTCGCCTTCGATGATCTTGCGCGCCAGGCCTTCGGCGATGGCGGTCTTACCGACACCCGGATCGCCCACGTAAAGCGGGTTGTTCTTGGAACGGCGGCACAGGATCTGGACCGTACGGTCGACTTCGGGACCGCGGCCGATCAGCGGATCGATCTTGCCGTCCTCGGCCTTCTTGTTGAGGTTGACCGTGAACTGATCGAGCGCGCTCTCTTTCTTGTCGCCCTTGGCGGTCGTCTCGGTCTTTTCATCGGGTTCGCCCGCGCCCTCGGGCGGGCTGGACGCAATGCTGTCGCTGCCTTTTCCGACACCATGCGAGATGAAGGTCACCGCATCGAGGCGGCTCATGTCCTGCTGCTGCAGGAAATAGACGGCATAGCTTTCGCGCTCGCTGAACAATGCAACCAGCAGGTTCGCGCCGGTCACTTCTTCGCGGCCCGAGCTTTGCACGTGCAGGATGGCGCGTTGCACCACCCGCTGGAAGCCGCTCGTCGGATTGGGGTCGGTGGCGCTGTCGCTCACCAACGCCCCGAGTTCGCCGTCGAGATATTGCTTGACGGTACCGCGCAATTCGGTGCGGTCCACGCCGCAGGCATCCATGACCTGCGCGGCGTGCTCATCGTCGATCAGCGCGATGAGAAGATGTTCGAGCGTCGCATATTCGTGGCGACGCTTGCTCGCCTCGCCCAGCGCATTGTGCAGCGTCTGTTCGAGTTCGCGGGCAAAACTAGGCATGAAATCTGTCTCCTTACACGACCAATGTCGGGATGCGCGGCGTTTTCATCAAGGGTGCCGATCGCATGTAGCCCTCAGCTCTTCTTGAAGAGCGCGTCGGCGGCGGAAAGATGGCTCGACTTGCCGGCCTTGTGCGCCTCGGTCCGGGTGATCTCGGCCTTCAACAGCGCAATGCGCTTGTCGAGCTCATGGACCGACAGCGGATCGAGGTCTTCCTTGCCGATTTGCACGATCGGGTCGCCGGGCTTGAAATCGTCTTCTTCATCCATTTGGGCAGCGTCTGAAAGGACCGCGCACCTGTCAACGCGCCGACTCGCAAAACCTGTGGATAAGGGCGCGGCCCCGCCCACTACAACGGAACCGCGCCCGCCACCCTTCGTGTGTGCGCAGGGTGGCGAGCTCGATCCATATGCGTCCAATTACGGACGCCGACTCAACAAAGTTGGTAAAGAGGCGCGGCCCTTGTGTGCGCATTCCTGCTTGTTGACGCAGGAGGCGGACCACGCCCCTACCGCCCCTCGGAGCGGGCGGCATCTTGCCATGTAGACGAAGGCCGATGCCATCGCGACCTTCCCGACTATCTTGTGCCGAAAAGAAACAGCGATGGCGCCGCTTTGCAGGCTCGAAAACACGCCACAGACCGTCGATGTCAATTTACAAATATATTGATTTGTGTTAATCAAAGTCCCGCGGGACTCACCCCCCGTACGAAGCACAGGAGGATGTCATGTACGGCACTATTGTCGAACTTGATCGTAAGTCTGCGTGTGGGGTGATCCGTCCGGATGACGGTTCGCCTGACATCTATATCTCAGCTGAAGAGTTCATCACGAGCGGTCTGAAGGCCGCCCATAGTGGGGAACGCGTTTTTTTCGCGGAAGATATGGATACGCAGGGGAACAAGCATGCCGATCACATCGTGCCGGTGGCATTGATGTGTCGCGGCAATCACCGTTCCACCGTCTACTGACGCCGGAATGCCGCCGCCCCTTGCGCCTTTCGGGGTTAGCCCGGGACGGCGGCGTCCCCGTTTATCATGGGTGATTTTGCTTCAGGAGCGGTCTCGGCCGCCTTCATCAGCCTGATCGGGCTGGTGGCGATCATGCTCGGTGCGTTCTGCCGGCGGCGCTGATTGCGTCTGCCTGCAACCCCGTTGGCAAGACGGCTTCGCGCTGCGACAAGCACCGACAACAAACATCCGTTCGTTGTTGGAGAGTACATGCCCGATCAAATGCGCTGCATCGCCATCCGCCAAGCCGGAGGGCCCGAGCAGCTGGTCCTCGAAGAGCGCGCGCGCCCAGTCCCGCGCGAAGGTGAGGTGCTGATCAGGGTGGAGGCGGCGGGGGTA
This window contains:
- the clpA gene encoding ATP-dependent Clp protease ATP-binding subunit ClpA, with product MPSFARELEQTLHNALGEASKRRHEYATLEHLLIALIDDEHAAQVMDACGVDRTELRGTVKQYLDGELGALVSDSATDPNPTSGFQRVVQRAILHVQSSGREEVTGANLLVALFSERESYAVYFLQQQDMSRLDAVTFISHGVGKGSDSIASSPPEGAGEPDEKTETTAKGDKKESALDQFTVNLNKKAEDGKIDPLIGRGPEVDRTVQILCRRSKNNPLYVGDPGVGKTAIAEGLARKIIEGDVPEVLKEAVIYALDMGALLAGTRYRGDFEERLKQVVNELEKLPHAVLFIDEIHTVIGAGATSGGAMDASNLLKPALSSGSIRCIGSTTYKEFRNHFEKDRALLRRFQKIDVNEPTVEETVQILMGLRSYFEEHHDVKYLPDAIKAAVELSDRYIHDRKLPDKAIDVIDEVGAMQMLKPPSKRRKQMDVAEIEAVVATMARIPPKSVSSDDKRVLETLEQDLKRVVFGQDLAIEKLSAAIKLSRAGLREPNKPIGNYLFSGPTGVGKTEVARQLASILGIPLQRFDMSEYMERHSVSRLIGAPPGYVGYDQGGLLTDAVDQQPHSVILLDEIEKAHPDLFNILLQVMDNGKLTDHHGKTVDFRNVVLIMTTNAGAADMARESIGFGNITREDAQDDAVKKMFTPEFRNRLDAVVPFGYLPPAVVRRVVEKFFLELELQLADRDVHIELDEEAKDWLVEKGYDKLYGARPMARLIQEKIKQPLAEELLFGKLADGGEVMVHVKDGKPDFEIIPAAPKNGRRKKAAPKQAPEAKKAEGKPAKKPAAKKKAPAKKKADSKDKG
- a CDS encoding M28 family peptidase → MNRLFAAASLIALSATPAFAHDPEFDADMIDMHVRTTSADVYEGRAPDTRGEAMTVGYISGALAAAGVQPGGEVNETGLRSWTQAVPLQKSTLVDDPAASVTMADGDVMQLTQGENIAIRAPQNGAAQVNLDDAEIVFAGYGVTAPERDWDDFKDMDVAGKIIVVLVNDPDFEGGEGDFGGREMTYYGRWTYKYEEAARRGAAGVLVIHETEPASYGWATVRNSNNQTFDIVRANPGEAHSGLQGWMHRDLAVQLFADSGIDFEDAKAMARTKAFQPMTLKATMDVAILAELEQVEAQNVLGILPGTTRADEYVVYTAHHDHIGVGDPDENGDTIFNGALDNATGVAHVIEQARAFAEMGAQERSIVFLFVGAEERGLLGTKYYVNNPLYALEKTAGVLNTDSLGVFGPASDFSISGSARLELLDILIEEAEDFGLTFAPDPRPEAGSFFRSDHFPFAQAGVPAVSFRSGQQLTEGGADRAAELAADYIANRYHQPDDEWSPEWNLDGIVANAKLLHQVGTRLANGGEWPQWAEGSEFGAIRAKSDFARQEESDD
- a CDS encoding glutathione S-transferase family protein, with the translated sequence MALTFYTNPMSRGQIARWALHEAGVDYDQKIVQYGEEMKSEPYISINPMGKVPAIDHGGTIVTECAAICHYLAEMFKPDLLPTDGEKAAYFRWLFYAAGPVEAAVTNKSMGFEVTEPDKRGTLGYGDYDLVMDVLEQHFAANDYVVGDRFTMADVYLGSHISWGMQFGTMPERGSFKAYAERLTARDAWKEAKAIDVDLIAQAQAK
- a CDS encoding S1 domain-containing protein, whose translation is MYGTIVELDRKSACGVIRPDDGSPDIYISAEEFITSGLKAAHSGERVFFAEDMDTQGNKHADHIVPVALMCRGNHRSTVY
- a CDS encoding DUF1192 domain-containing protein, whose amino-acid sequence is MDEEDDFKPGDPIVQIGKEDLDPLSVHELDKRIALLKAEITRTEAHKAGKSSHLSAADALFKKS
- a CDS encoding Bax inhibitor-1/YccA family protein — protein: MANQFDERTTTQGFDPATSASVPRAKRDEGLRKYMLGVYNYMASGILLTGIVSLLAAQAGFVGLLYDPATGAPTMLAWAMMFGPFALVMWLQFRIFKMSVQTARATYWIYAALVGASISTIFMTFTPVSIAQTFFTTAIAFGGLSFWGYTTKKDLSGWGTFLIMGIWGLFAAMLLNVLVFKSATADLAMSAIGLLIFAAFTAYKTQEVKSIYFQVRGNAEMMAKTTIYGALHLYMAFINMFLFLLRFMGSRE